A window of Bacteroidota bacterium contains these coding sequences:
- a CDS encoding T9SS type A sorting domain-containing protein, with protein sequence MIDYPNATGIACMARPNGVFLNGENSMMGLPNFMSTAFFTDDLLISGPDTVCPNSGLEEYSIRANVWNLGSYSWSILGNATINAQTDSNIILSFTGAGTDTLVILKTTNCGNLSDTLFIHAVPALPALGPDTSLCAGDTLTLSLQENFLTYQWQDGNPDPNYSVTSPGEYWVKVTTTNGCTLRDTIQITQDTSLTHVDLGPDKIICPGAVVVLDAGTGYTTYRWQDGSPNSQFTAWQEGTYWVQVSSRGDCNAFAADTIEVIYDNSLQISLGGDTTICNGSSLQLSPGQGFASYTWSDQSTASSLDVNQSGTYWVQVISASSCPASDTIDIVFDTLRANLGIDTALCQGGYISISPGNQFATYQWSDQSTQASLTIFQPGDYWVRVNTDHNCISSDTIHVENKIVPSLDLGIDTTLCPGEQITLQATNGFTNYHWSTNETTASIVVDTSGTYILNAVTAENCSVEDSIEVTYFIFSDIDLGPDTTICENENLLLHAGANFYTYNWSNGSHDSTLAIQSAGIYWVTASADFRCIAADSIEVLTTECKGPQYYIHIYPNPNEGSFYIEIFNARNVQQLEIDIYDAIGQIIWQGTMDVEQDLVAKKSIHVDLSGGVYFLQLRGEGIQESVKLMKY encoded by the coding sequence GTGATTGATTATCCCAATGCTACCGGTATTGCCTGCATGGCAAGACCTAACGGCGTTTTTCTGAATGGAGAAAACAGCATGATGGGGCTTCCCAATTTTATGTCGACCGCATTTTTTACGGATGATCTTTTGATCAGTGGCCCGGACACAGTATGTCCCAATTCAGGACTGGAGGAGTATTCCATCAGAGCGAATGTCTGGAACCTTGGTTCGTATTCGTGGTCGATATTGGGAAATGCAACCATCAATGCGCAAACTGACAGCAACATCATACTCAGCTTTACCGGCGCAGGTACTGATACGCTGGTTATTTTGAAAACGACCAATTGTGGTAACCTTTCAGATACCCTTTTCATCCACGCGGTTCCGGCATTACCCGCTCTTGGTCCGGATACTTCTTTGTGTGCAGGAGACACATTAACCCTTTCCCTTCAGGAAAATTTCCTTACCTATCAATGGCAGGATGGAAATCCTGATCCAAATTATTCTGTTACGAGCCCGGGAGAATATTGGGTAAAAGTCACGACTACAAATGGCTGCACTTTGCGCGACACGATACAAATAACACAGGACACTTCCCTGACACATGTTGATTTGGGTCCGGATAAAATAATTTGCCCCGGCGCAGTGGTTGTACTCGATGCAGGAACAGGATATACAACATATCGTTGGCAGGACGGATCACCGAATTCACAATTCACCGCCTGGCAGGAAGGAACATATTGGGTACAGGTAAGCTCTCGTGGAGATTGTAATGCATTTGCGGCGGATACAATTGAAGTGATCTATGATAATTCATTGCAGATTTCACTCGGCGGTGATACAACCATATGCAATGGGTCATCTCTGCAACTCAGTCCGGGTCAGGGCTTCGCTTCTTATACATGGTCGGACCAAAGCACTGCATCTTCACTTGACGTAAATCAAAGCGGCACATATTGGGTGCAGGTAATTTCCGCTTCCAGTTGTCCGGCAAGTGATACGATAGACATTGTGTTTGACACACTGCGTGCAAATCTTGGCATCGACACAGCACTATGCCAGGGAGGTTATATCAGTATTAGTCCAGGCAACCAGTTTGCCACTTATCAATGGTCAGATCAAAGTACACAAGCTTCTCTGACAATTTTCCAACCCGGTGATTATTGGGTGAGAGTTAATACTGATCATAATTGCATTTCATCGGATACAATTCACGTGGAAAATAAAATAGTTCCTTCTCTGGACCTGGGAATTGATACAACATTGTGTCCGGGCGAACAAATTACATTACAGGCAACCAACGGCTTTACGAATTACCATTGGTCAACCAATGAAACCACCGCGAGTATTGTTGTGGATACTTCAGGAACCTATATCCTGAATGCGGTGACTGCCGAAAACTGTAGTGTAGAAGATTCCATCGAGGTAACTTACTTTATATTTTCGGATATTGACCTGGGGCCGGATACAACAATTTGTGAAAACGAAAATTTGCTGTTACATGCGGGGGCGAATTTTTATACCTACAACTGGTCTAATGGTTCGCACGATTCAACGTTGGCGATACAATCGGCCGGAATTTACTGGGTCACCGCTTCCGCTGATTTTCGATGCATAGCGGCTGATAGTATAGAAGTACTGACCACTGAATGCAAAGGGCCGCAATATTACATTCACATTTATCCGAATCCGAATGAAGGAAGTTTTTATATAGAAATATTCAATGCAAGAAATGTACAGCAACTGGAAATTGATATTTATGATGCAATTGGTCAGATCATCTGGCAGGGAACAATGGATGTGGAACAGGATCTTGTCGCAAAGAAATCTATCCATGTGGATTTATCCGGCGGGGTGTACTTTTTACAACTTCGAGGAGAAGGGATACAGGAAAGCGTAAAGCTTATGAAGTACTAA
- a CDS encoding methyltransferase domain-containing protein codes for MNKLIRSLKHFLKAILFRLIWVWRTLTGYSVECNVCGYRANQLRSVNWQKYSTCPRCYSHFRQRLLIASLTHIKEFSFEQLIYGKKVLHFAPEEYLDQLIQDKATTYQTADFLAEGYTYRKIDFQLDISNMPSIADNSYDCVIAFDVLEHVPDHLRGIREVFRILKKGGTGIFSVPQKDNLVKTYEDLSITDPAEREKQFGQYDHLRIYGSDFKEMLEAAGFNVSIVDEKNFSKDLVKKHVLFPPVLSDHPLATNHRKIYFARKR; via the coding sequence ATGAATAAATTAATTCGCAGCCTAAAACATTTTTTAAAGGCCATTCTTTTCCGTTTGATCTGGGTCTGGCGTACACTTACCGGCTATAGTGTAGAATGTAATGTCTGCGGTTATCGCGCTAATCAACTTCGCTCTGTCAATTGGCAAAAGTACAGTACTTGTCCGCGTTGCTATTCACATTTCCGTCAACGCTTACTGATCGCTTCGCTCACACACATTAAAGAATTTTCATTTGAACAACTGATCTACGGGAAAAAAGTGCTTCATTTTGCTCCGGAAGAATATCTCGATCAACTCATACAGGATAAAGCCACTACTTATCAGACAGCGGATTTCCTTGCGGAAGGATATACTTATAGAAAAATTGATTTCCAGCTCGACATTTCCAATATGCCCTCTATCGCTGACAACTCATACGATTGTGTGATTGCATTTGATGTATTGGAGCATGTTCCTGATCACTTACGGGGAATCCGCGAGGTATTCAGAATATTGAAGAAAGGTGGCACAGGAATTTTTTCAGTACCACAGAAAGACAATCTGGTGAAGACCTATGAAGATTTGTCTATTACCGATCCTGCAGAGCGGGAAAAACAATTTGGACAATACGATCATCTCCGCATTTATGGAAGCGATTTCAAGGAGATGCTGGAGGCAGCCGGTTTTAATGTCAGCATTGTCGACGAAAAGAACTTCAGCAAAGACCTCGTCAAAAAACACGTCCTCTTCCCTCCTGTCCTCTCTGATCACCCACTCGCGACGAATCACAGGAAGATTTACTTTGCACGCAAGAGGTAG
- a CDS encoding RDD family protein → MKTIDITTAQNVTIEHHLAEIGDRIFAFVIDFIIIILSVVFFRLLYTTVMPSDYQKFADYIVSVPIVLFYTPVSEMLTHGRSIGKKAQGLQVVKLNGQEVGFTDYLIRWTFRMVDIYLSLGSVATLLISSTDKSQRLGDMLANTTVVRIRPRYAVQLKNILSMQNAGTYTPRYPEVKQMTEKDMLFVKSTLDRLKNYPNAAHREAADELAKVLSEHLGITSVYDRSDVFLKTLINDYIVLTR, encoded by the coding sequence ATGAAAACCATTGATATTACCACGGCCCAGAATGTTACCATCGAACATCATCTTGCGGAAATCGGAGACCGGATTTTCGCCTTTGTTATCGATTTTATCATCATTATCCTGAGTGTTGTGTTTTTTCGATTGCTTTACACAACGGTGATGCCTTCCGACTACCAGAAATTCGCTGATTATATTGTGAGTGTGCCCATCGTGCTTTTTTATACTCCCGTTTCCGAAATGCTCACACACGGAAGGTCGATCGGAAAAAAAGCGCAGGGTTTACAGGTGGTGAAATTGAACGGACAGGAAGTAGGATTTACGGATTACCTGATCCGCTGGACTTTCCGGATGGTGGATATTTATTTGTCACTCGGTTCTGTTGCTACATTACTGATCAGTTCGACAGACAAATCACAAAGACTTGGCGACATGCTCGCAAATACAACCGTTGTTCGCATTCGGCCACGTTACGCGGTTCAGCTGAAAAATATTTTATCGATGCAAAACGCGGGAACCTATACGCCACGCTATCCTGAAGTAAAACAAATGACAGAGAAGGATATGCTTTTTGTGAAATCCACCCTCGATCGTCTGAAAAATTATCCAAACGCGGCCCATCGTGAAGCCGCTGATGAGCTCGCGAAGGTACTTAGCGAACACCTTGGCATTACCAGCGTCTACGACCGCTCCGATGTCTTTCTGAAAACGTTAATTAACGATTATATTGTTTTGACCAGATAG